From a single Granulicella aggregans genomic region:
- the rfbH gene encoding lipopolysaccharide biosynthesis protein RfbH codes for MTEKASELRKQILELTALYHAEAFPETAFEPGRSAVPVSGKVIDAEDIASVVDSALDGWFTTGRFAKEFERKLAKFVGVRSASLVNSGSSANLVALSALTSPKLGDRALKRGDEVITVAAGFPTTVNPIFQNGLVPVFLDVNLQTYDIDCSKLEEAYSPKVKAVMIAHTLGNVFDLDAITAFCKKHNLWLVEDCCDALGSAYKGQHVGTFGDIATVSFYPAHHITMGEGGAVLTNKPALQVLIESFRDWGRDCWCEPGKDNTCGKRFDWQLGTLPCGYDHKYTYSHVGYNLKATDMQAALGVSQIDKLPHFIERRKENFKYLAEKLTPLEEYLLLPVAAEHSDPSWFGFPIAVKPDAPFTRDQLTRALTAKGIGTRLLFAGNLLRQPAYEGYKHRVVGDLKNTDFVMNQVFWIGVYPGLSKPMLDFMVSVIAEFIQSAKDGLLTI; via the coding sequence ATGACGGAAAAAGCCAGCGAACTCCGCAAGCAGATCCTCGAGCTGACGGCTCTGTACCATGCGGAGGCGTTCCCTGAGACCGCCTTCGAGCCGGGCCGGTCCGCAGTGCCAGTATCGGGCAAGGTCATCGACGCGGAAGACATCGCCTCGGTGGTCGACTCCGCGCTGGACGGATGGTTTACTACAGGCCGATTCGCGAAGGAGTTCGAGCGCAAGCTGGCGAAGTTTGTGGGAGTACGCTCCGCGAGCCTGGTCAACTCCGGCTCGAGCGCCAATCTTGTAGCTCTTAGCGCGTTGACGTCTCCGAAGCTCGGCGACCGCGCGTTGAAGCGAGGGGACGAAGTCATCACCGTGGCCGCGGGATTCCCGACCACCGTAAATCCCATCTTTCAGAACGGCCTGGTTCCGGTGTTTCTCGATGTCAACTTGCAGACCTACGACATCGATTGCAGCAAGCTGGAAGAGGCGTACAGCCCCAAAGTAAAAGCCGTCATGATCGCTCATACTCTGGGCAACGTTTTTGATCTGGATGCAATTACCGCTTTTTGCAAGAAACACAATCTATGGCTTGTCGAAGACTGCTGCGACGCTCTGGGGTCGGCTTATAAGGGGCAGCATGTAGGCACCTTCGGAGATATCGCCACGGTAAGTTTTTATCCCGCACACCACATCACCATGGGTGAAGGCGGCGCGGTGCTTACAAACAAGCCCGCGCTTCAGGTATTGATTGAGAGCTTCCGCGACTGGGGCCGCGACTGCTGGTGCGAGCCCGGCAAGGATAATACCTGCGGCAAGCGGTTTGACTGGCAACTCGGCACGCTGCCTTGTGGCTACGACCACAAGTACACGTATAGCCACGTGGGCTATAACCTGAAGGCGACTGATATGCAGGCCGCACTTGGAGTCTCTCAGATTGACAAACTTCCGCATTTTATTGAACGGCGCAAAGAAAACTTCAAATATTTGGCGGAAAAGCTGACTCCTTTAGAGGAATATCTTCTGCTGCCAGTAGCTGCTGAACACTCGGACCCTAGCTGGTTCGGATTTCCCATCGCGGTCAAGCCCGATGCCCCTTTTACTCGCGACCAACTGACTCGGGCACTTACAGCGAAGGGCATCGGAACGCGTCTGCTCTTTGCGGGGAACCTGCTGCGACAGCCGGCCTATGAAGGCTATAAGCACCGAGTAGTTGGAGACTTGAAGAACACAGACTTTGTGATGAACCAGGTCTTCTGGATCGGCGTCTATCCTGGGCTGAGTAAGCCTATGCTGGATTTCATGGTCAGCGTGATCGCGGAGTTTATTCAATCGGCTAAAGATGGCTTGCTGACGATCTGA
- a CDS encoding glycosyltransferase family 25 protein yields MRISLINLERSTERLASFLEINKHLSDVYRVPAVDGSTLDRGKLREGGILADEMPLYTNGALGCALSHLAQWNLAANNDRFVTIAEDDAIFHLQFEPLAEKVIASLPPDWDIIQWGWNFDSILAFDLMPGISNSVAVFDQVKLRENVAAYMQLPVTPVAYRLQRSLGTVCQSISPTGAAKLLRHCLPIRPMEAFYPILNRSLPNTGIDNMMNDLYPQMNAYVSLPPLVITKNEIGASTVQGNR; encoded by the coding sequence ATGCGCATATCGCTTATCAATCTGGAAAGAAGCACAGAGCGCCTCGCTTCGTTCCTTGAGATCAACAAGCATCTCTCCGATGTCTACCGCGTCCCTGCTGTGGATGGCAGCACTCTCGACCGCGGAAAGCTGCGCGAAGGGGGTATTCTGGCCGACGAGATGCCTCTCTACACGAACGGCGCCCTTGGCTGCGCGCTGTCACATCTCGCCCAATGGAATCTCGCCGCGAACAACGATCGCTTCGTTACGATCGCGGAAGATGATGCGATCTTTCATCTTCAGTTTGAGCCGCTGGCCGAGAAGGTCATCGCATCGCTGCCGCCTGATTGGGACATCATTCAGTGGGGATGGAACTTCGACTCGATCCTAGCGTTTGACCTGATGCCAGGGATCTCTAACTCGGTCGCGGTCTTCGACCAGGTGAAGCTAAGAGAGAACGTCGCTGCCTACATGCAGCTTCCCGTGACGCCGGTTGCGTATCGGCTGCAGCGTTCGCTGGGGACCGTCTGCCAATCGATCTCCCCTACTGGAGCGGCGAAGCTGCTCCGGCACTGCCTGCCGATCCGGCCCATGGAAGCCTTCTACCCCATATTGAACCGAAGCCTTCCGAACACGGGAATCGACAATATGATGAACGACCTTTACCCGCAGATGAATGCTTACGTCTCCTTGCCGCCTTTGGTCATCACGAAGAATGAGATCGGCGCGTCGACGGTACAAGGGAATCGCTAG
- a CDS encoding transglutaminase family protein codes for MLYNVSHRTTYRYSYPVSVGEHVACLKPRSFSQNVVLQNTLRIHPAPTAYTERTDYFGNVLSFFTVEEPHKELIVEATSQVQVDRETRLSSGPSLAWEDSATPLAEDHTVEGLAAHQFQFASPRIRLNQHFRRYALESFTPGRPMAEALMELTSRIHKDFRFDSKATNVRTSTEEVFEKRHGVCQDFAHVEIACLRSINVAARYVSGYLRTYPPPGKPRLVGADASHAWISAYSRGQGWLDMDPTNNVAPTDGHVTLAWGRDYGDVSPLRGLILGGGDNTLKVEVDMVPLGT; via the coding sequence ATGCTCTACAACGTCAGCCACCGGACGACCTATCGCTACTCGTATCCTGTCTCTGTCGGCGAGCATGTGGCGTGCCTCAAGCCTCGGTCTTTCTCGCAAAATGTGGTGTTGCAGAACACGCTGCGCATTCACCCTGCGCCCACGGCCTATACAGAACGCACCGATTACTTTGGCAACGTGCTTTCGTTCTTTACCGTTGAAGAGCCGCATAAGGAACTCATCGTAGAGGCGACGAGCCAGGTCCAAGTCGATCGCGAGACAAGGCTGTCGAGCGGACCCTCGCTTGCATGGGAAGACTCCGCGACGCCCCTGGCAGAAGACCACACCGTGGAAGGTCTGGCCGCTCATCAGTTTCAATTCGCTTCGCCACGGATAAGGCTGAATCAACACTTCAGGCGATATGCGCTTGAGTCCTTCACGCCAGGAAGACCGATGGCCGAAGCGCTCATGGAGCTCACCTCACGCATCCACAAAGACTTCCGCTTCGATTCGAAGGCGACGAACGTCCGCACTTCGACAGAAGAGGTCTTCGAAAAGCGCCACGGCGTCTGTCAGGACTTCGCCCATGTGGAGATCGCCTGCCTGCGTTCGATTAACGTGGCGGCCCGCTATGTGAGCGGCTATCTGCGTACCTACCCGCCTCCCGGTAAACCCCGGCTGGTAGGCGCGGACGCCTCGCATGCGTGGATCTCCGCATACAGCCGAGGCCAGGGCTGGCTCGACATGGACCCGACCAACAATGTCGCGCCCACGGATGGCCATGTGACGCTTGCGTGGGGGCGAGACTATGGCGACGTCAGTCCTTTGCGAGGGCTCATCCTCGGTGGAGGCGACAACACCCTGAAGGTCGAAGTGGATATGGTGCCGCTGGGCACTTAG
- a CDS encoding circularly permuted type 2 ATP-grasp protein: protein MIGDLYQSPLRYAEAYEESSADGITPRPHWARLMESLQSIGPAELTYRWAQAEQRIRENGITYNMYGDPLGAHRPWKIDLVPLLIPHEEWSYIEAGIIQRAELLNLLLDDVYGSQSLLKQGLLPAALLYANPAFLRPLVGVEVPSQSRLHMLAVDLARSPDGKWWVLANRTQAPSGSGYALENRLIVSELLPELFRTSNVQRLAPFFRAQREALVQLSDKTNPRIVLLTPGPHNETYFEHSYLAKYLGFTLVEGADLTVRDRCVFIKTVGGLEPVDVILRRVDDDFCDPLELRGDSLLGVAGLVEAVVAGNVKVANALGSGVIESPAIMPFLPGLARHLLGEKLKLPSVATWWCGQESALNWVCDNLQSVVVKAAFSSSTMEPVFGSTLEGAEREEFLRTLRSRPNEYVAQEQVQLSTAPVWEDQSLHSRAVVLRTYVINTSNGWVAFPGGLVRVAEAQGSVVSMQRGGHSKDAWVLSDGPVDTFSLLRPRNEPVELRRAPLVVPSSVADNTFWLGRYVERAENQARILRSIIPRLPLAEDAELGGLICLVSCLGSRSAKRSKGRRGHPSFQTLRKEVLALLTDRKRTDGLPATLDEVSRIGESVRERLSADMTLLLGQMRGSIRPQKGTFLTSYAAMLTKCLELLSAFSGMERENVIRGSGWLFLSIGRRLERAIYQTRELRQITKPLAAEDWGYLDRLLEVADSTVTYRNRYYAVLQPLAVLDVLMADDTNPRSLYFQLDHLADLYAKLPRHLPEELQAIRDAVDSLKRIDLRALSNTTSQPGSSPSNAYEEIDHLLERLENLLPSWSNNLSSHYFSHARTLPITIGND from the coding sequence ATGATCGGAGATCTCTATCAGTCTCCCCTGCGCTACGCAGAGGCCTACGAGGAGTCCTCTGCGGACGGCATTACGCCGCGCCCGCACTGGGCAAGACTGATGGAGTCTTTGCAGTCGATCGGCCCCGCGGAACTGACCTATCGCTGGGCCCAGGCCGAGCAGCGCATCCGCGAGAACGGGATCACCTACAACATGTACGGTGATCCGCTCGGAGCGCATCGGCCATGGAAGATCGACCTCGTTCCGCTCCTGATCCCACACGAGGAGTGGAGCTACATCGAGGCCGGAATCATCCAGCGCGCGGAGCTTCTCAACCTCCTGCTCGATGACGTCTATGGCTCGCAGAGCCTGTTGAAGCAAGGCTTGCTTCCGGCGGCGCTGCTCTACGCCAATCCTGCATTTCTCCGACCCCTGGTTGGCGTTGAGGTCCCGAGTCAGAGCCGCCTGCATATGCTGGCGGTCGATCTCGCTCGATCGCCCGACGGCAAGTGGTGGGTGCTGGCAAACCGCACCCAGGCACCGTCCGGCAGCGGATACGCGTTGGAAAACCGTCTCATCGTCTCCGAGCTTCTTCCAGAGCTCTTCCGCACCTCGAACGTACAAAGGCTCGCGCCTTTCTTCCGGGCACAGCGCGAGGCGCTGGTTCAGCTCTCGGACAAAACGAATCCACGGATCGTTCTGCTTACGCCGGGTCCTCATAACGAGACCTACTTCGAGCACTCGTATCTCGCGAAGTATCTCGGGTTCACGCTGGTCGAAGGCGCGGACCTGACCGTTCGCGACCGCTGTGTCTTCATCAAGACCGTGGGCGGCCTGGAGCCGGTCGACGTGATCCTGCGCCGCGTGGATGATGACTTCTGTGATCCGCTGGAGCTGCGTGGCGATTCGTTGCTGGGAGTCGCGGGCCTGGTGGAAGCGGTGGTCGCGGGCAATGTAAAAGTGGCCAACGCCCTCGGCAGCGGGGTGATCGAATCCCCCGCGATCATGCCGTTTCTGCCCGGACTCGCAAGGCATCTGCTGGGAGAGAAGCTGAAGCTTCCCTCCGTCGCAACCTGGTGGTGCGGGCAGGAGAGCGCCCTGAACTGGGTCTGTGACAATCTGCAATCCGTCGTGGTGAAGGCAGCGTTCTCATCGAGCACCATGGAACCGGTCTTCGGCTCCACTCTCGAAGGCGCGGAACGGGAAGAGTTCCTGCGCACGCTGCGCAGCCGGCCCAACGAGTACGTCGCCCAGGAGCAGGTGCAGCTCTCGACCGCGCCGGTATGGGAGGATCAGTCCCTGCACTCCCGCGCCGTCGTGCTGCGCACGTACGTCATCAACACCAGCAACGGCTGGGTTGCCTTCCCGGGCGGCCTGGTGCGGGTCGCTGAAGCCCAGGGCTCCGTCGTCTCCATGCAAAGGGGAGGCCACAGCAAGGACGCATGGGTACTCTCCGACGGGCCCGTGGACACCTTCAGCCTGCTGCGTCCGCGCAACGAGCCTGTCGAGTTACGACGTGCGCCGCTGGTCGTTCCCAGCAGCGTTGCTGACAACACCTTCTGGCTCGGACGTTATGTCGAACGAGCGGAGAACCAGGCGCGAATTCTTCGCTCTATCATTCCGCGTCTCCCTCTCGCGGAGGACGCAGAACTCGGCGGCTTGATATGCCTCGTCAGTTGCCTGGGTTCTCGTTCCGCGAAGCGATCGAAGGGGCGGCGTGGTCATCCCAGCTTTCAAACGCTGCGGAAAGAGGTGCTTGCGCTGTTGACCGACCGCAAGCGCACCGACGGCCTGCCTGCGACACTGGACGAGGTGTCGCGGATTGGCGAAAGCGTGCGTGAGCGCCTCTCCGCAGACATGACGCTGTTGCTGGGACAGATGCGTGGCTCCATTCGACCGCAGAAAGGTACGTTCCTCACCAGCTACGCGGCCATGCTGACCAAGTGCCTTGAGTTGCTCTCGGCATTCTCTGGGATGGAGCGCGAGAACGTCATTCGAGGCTCGGGATGGCTCTTCCTGAGCATCGGTCGCAGGCTGGAGCGTGCGATCTACCAGACCCGCGAGCTGCGACAGATCACCAAACCCCTCGCCGCGGAAGACTGGGGCTATCTCGACCGCCTGCTCGAGGTCGCCGACAGCACGGTGACCTATCGCAATCGCTACTACGCAGTCCTACAGCCGCTCGCTGTGCTCGATGTCCTCATGGCGGACGATACAAACCCGCGATCCCTCTACTTCCAGCTCGATCATCTGGCCGATCTCTACGCGAAGCTGCCTCGCCATCTACCGGAAGAGTTGCAGGCCATCCGCGATGCGGTGGACTCCCTGAAGCGCATTGACCTGCGTGCCTTATCGAACACGACGAGCCAGCCCGGCTCTTCTCCTTCGAATGCTTATGAAGAGATCGACCATCTTCTGGAGCGGCTCGAAAACCTGCTGCCCTCGTGGTCGAACAATCTTTCCAGCCACTACTTCAGCCATGCGCGCACGTTGCCCATCACGATTGGAAACGACTGA
- a CDS encoding transglutaminase family protein: protein MGTKIAVHHESRYRYERPVSLGPQTILLRPAPHCRTPILNYSLEITPSDALVSWQFDPLANHIARAIFPSKTAEFSANVDLVTDMAPVNPFDFLLEPGAENVPFKYKAEVERDLKSFLAPELAGPLVSRFLRELNKSGSTVTFLLNLNAKVRDTVSYTTRLEHGVQSCEETLQLGTGSCRDSSWLLVQLCRQMGIAARFVSGYLIQLANDTAGEDARKTDSVDLHAWVEVYLPGAGWIGMDPTSGLLAAEGHIPLACGTTPSDVAPIMGTVEPAGVEFTHVLTIRRLDAVPSLAAPFSEEDWQQVRELAYQVDRDLKAHDVRLTMGGEPTFVGVDEPENAEWNVAALGPNKRRAGLGLIRSLRQRTATGGLLHLGQGKWYPGEPLPRWAFHCISRKDGVPVWENADLFALESKNDGYSNADALAFLEALSRRLGAQPENILPAMEPFSEDEVPAGYILPLRRRQPEGRLSWSSQLWFDRPERFTLSPGDSPIGYRIPVESMPWVAPDSVTYELDADGQVALPKTVTRRPEMFGLNPAPDPLPAIAADAASAPELIRPSLCVQAREGRLHVFVPYVAILGDYLDLIAAIEETSAYLNKPVWVEGYSAPFDLRTRVFSLTPDPGVLEVNLPATSEWDELEMLNKVLADEAHEHRLIAGKFGYDGTHLATGGGSHITLGGPTLADSPILRRPDVLRSMVSFWQNHPSLSYLFAGMYVGPTSQYPRVDEARTDALYELELAFSHLPPDGCPPEIVDGLFRNLLVDVTGNAHRAEFCIDKLFPPVGQGLRVGLLELRAFEMPPHYRMGLLQTLLVRALFAVFWKQPFTGSLLRWGTALHDRFMLPHFVERDILDVLASLRDAGYLFPERWFAAQLEFRFPKIGMIEADGVRLELRQALEPWNVLAEETTSGGTGRSVDSSLERLQVKVNGFGASSRYAVSCNGRRVPLHPSGQPDELLAGIRYRARMLSATLHPTIPVHTPLTFDLIDTWKDRSVGRCIYYANQPDGTLYFNRPANASEAKERRLRRFVVATPPEGHMAAPPQENNQVFPMTLDLRWQPFPADDGGKKDKA from the coding sequence ATGGGAACAAAGATCGCAGTGCACCACGAATCGCGATACCGCTACGAACGGCCAGTCTCGCTGGGGCCGCAGACGATTCTCCTGCGGCCTGCGCCGCACTGCCGCACACCCATTTTGAATTACTCGCTGGAGATCACCCCATCCGACGCCCTCGTGTCGTGGCAGTTCGATCCGCTGGCAAACCACATCGCCAGGGCCATCTTCCCCAGCAAGACAGCGGAGTTTTCGGCGAACGTGGATCTGGTCACGGATATGGCACCGGTCAATCCGTTCGACTTCCTCCTCGAACCCGGAGCAGAGAACGTCCCGTTCAAGTACAAAGCTGAGGTCGAGCGCGACCTCAAATCATTTCTGGCCCCGGAGCTTGCAGGGCCTCTGGTCAGCCGGTTTCTTCGAGAATTGAACAAGAGCGGGTCGACCGTCACGTTCCTGCTCAATCTGAATGCCAAAGTGCGCGACACCGTCTCTTACACGACGCGGCTGGAGCATGGCGTGCAAAGCTGCGAGGAGACCCTGCAGTTGGGCACAGGCTCCTGTCGCGATTCAAGCTGGCTGCTGGTGCAGCTATGCCGTCAGATGGGAATCGCAGCTCGCTTTGTCTCGGGATATCTCATTCAACTCGCGAACGACACCGCCGGAGAGGATGCCCGCAAGACCGACTCGGTCGATCTCCACGCCTGGGTAGAGGTCTATCTTCCCGGCGCGGGCTGGATTGGCATGGACCCAACCTCTGGCCTCTTGGCGGCCGAAGGCCACATCCCGCTTGCCTGCGGAACGACGCCAAGCGACGTTGCTCCGATCATGGGCACCGTGGAGCCGGCAGGAGTCGAGTTCACTCACGTGTTGACGATACGCAGACTGGACGCCGTGCCAAGCCTCGCTGCGCCCTTCAGCGAAGAGGACTGGCAGCAGGTACGTGAGCTCGCCTACCAGGTCGATCGCGATCTCAAAGCGCACGATGTGCGCCTGACGATGGGCGGCGAGCCCACCTTCGTCGGCGTCGACGAGCCGGAGAACGCCGAGTGGAACGTAGCCGCGCTTGGCCCCAACAAGCGCCGCGCGGGACTGGGACTGATCCGTTCGCTGCGCCAGCGCACCGCCACCGGAGGCCTGCTTCATCTTGGCCAGGGCAAATGGTATCCCGGCGAGCCGCTGCCACGATGGGCGTTTCACTGCATCTCGCGCAAGGACGGCGTTCCTGTCTGGGAGAACGCCGATCTCTTCGCTCTCGAGAGCAAGAACGATGGCTATAGCAACGCCGACGCGCTCGCGTTCCTGGAAGCTCTCAGCCGCCGCCTCGGAGCGCAGCCGGAGAACATCCTGCCTGCCATGGAACCGTTCAGCGAGGATGAAGTTCCCGCCGGATACATCCTGCCGCTGCGACGGCGTCAGCCAGAGGGACGATTGAGCTGGTCCAGCCAGCTATGGTTCGACCGGCCCGAGAGGTTTACCTTGTCGCCGGGCGACTCGCCGATTGGGTATCGAATTCCGGTTGAGAGCATGCCCTGGGTAGCGCCGGACTCCGTGACCTATGAGCTGGATGCGGACGGCCAGGTAGCTCTGCCGAAGACGGTGACCCGTCGGCCGGAGATGTTCGGCCTGAACCCCGCACCCGATCCTCTGCCAGCGATCGCAGCCGACGCAGCCTCCGCGCCGGAACTCATTCGACCATCCCTCTGTGTTCAGGCGCGCGAGGGTAGGCTGCATGTCTTCGTGCCCTACGTCGCGATTCTGGGGGACTATCTCGACCTGATCGCAGCCATCGAAGAGACGAGCGCCTATCTAAACAAGCCGGTATGGGTGGAAGGCTACTCGGCCCCGTTCGACTTGCGAACGCGCGTCTTCAGCCTGACTCCGGACCCCGGAGTGCTCGAAGTCAATCTACCCGCGACCTCCGAATGGGATGAGTTGGAGATGCTCAACAAGGTGCTCGCCGATGAGGCCCACGAACATCGCCTCATCGCAGGCAAGTTCGGCTACGACGGAACGCATCTGGCAACAGGCGGCGGCAGCCACATCACTCTGGGCGGACCAACGCTTGCCGACAGCCCGATCCTGCGGCGTCCGGACGTTCTGCGCAGCATGGTCTCCTTCTGGCAGAACCATCCGTCGCTCTCCTATCTCTTCGCCGGCATGTACGTAGGGCCGACCAGCCAGTACCCCCGCGTCGATGAAGCCCGCACCGACGCGCTCTACGAGCTGGAGCTGGCATTCAGCCATCTCCCGCCCGACGGCTGCCCGCCGGAGATCGTCGACGGCCTCTTCCGCAATCTGCTGGTCGATGTCACCGGCAACGCCCATCGAGCAGAGTTCTGCATCGACAAGCTCTTTCCGCCCGTCGGCCAGGGCCTCCGAGTTGGCTTGCTGGAGCTTCGCGCCTTCGAGATGCCTCCGCACTATCGCATGGGGCTGCTTCAGACCCTGCTCGTCCGCGCTCTCTTCGCCGTCTTTTGGAAGCAGCCGTTCACCGGCAGCCTGCTGCGCTGGGGGACCGCTCTGCATGACCGCTTCATGCTGCCTCACTTTGTCGAGCGCGACATCCTCGATGTTCTCGCCAGCCTTCGCGACGCTGGATATCTCTTCCCGGAGAGATGGTTTGCCGCGCAGCTCGAGTTCCGCTTCCCCAAGATCGGAATGATCGAAGCCGACGGAGTTCGCCTCGAACTGCGGCAGGCGCTTGAACCCTGGAACGTTCTCGCCGAAGAGACCACCTCCGGCGGCACCGGCCGCAGCGTCGATTCGTCGCTCGAACGCTTACAGGTCAAAGTGAACGGCTTCGGCGCGTCTTCGCGTTACGCGGTCTCGTGCAATGGCCGAAGAGTGCCGCTGCACCCCTCAGGCCAGCCCGACGAGTTGCTCGCCGGCATCCGGTATCGTGCGCGCATGTTGTCCGCCACGCTCCACCCCACCATCCCGGTGCACACGCCGTTGACCTTCGACCTGATCGACACCTGGAAGGATCGTTCCGTCGGTCGCTGCATCTACTACGCGAACCAGCCCGACGGCACGCTCTACTTCAACCGTCCCGCGAACGCATCCGAGGCCAAGGAGCGCCGTCTGCGGCGTTTCGTGGTCGCCACACCGCCTGAGGGACACATGGCAGCTCCTCCGCAGGAGAACAATCAGGTCTTCCCCATGACGCTTGACCTGCGCTGGCAGCCATTCCCCGCTGACGACGGCGGCAAGAAGGACAAGGCATGA
- a CDS encoding transglutaminase-like domain-containing protein: MLIRSTFDIQFHLPNPAVMVALLRLHPSVHGRLQADEELLIEHLGTSQFAGVDPIVPIPATDYTDSFGNICSRFVAPAGHLRLSGTNVIEADGQPDTLYPDAQQAAIEDLPTEVLQFLLPSRYCEVDRFGGIANDLFGTLPPGWARATAIRDWVHEKVTFNYNAARPTKTAMDVYTERIGVCRDFQHLAIALTRCQNIPARYVTGYIGDIRRTPSGPGDFSAWYQVFLDGQWIDLDARHNYPRLGRILMATGRDAADVALTTSFGAAHLTYFFVDSYELDAEGNRVPQPGSGMAVAAPMNPSELSLPTQTNASQASPTQTQAATT, encoded by the coding sequence ATGTTAATCCGGTCCACGTTCGACATCCAGTTTCATTTGCCGAACCCGGCTGTAATGGTTGCTCTCCTGCGCCTGCACCCGTCTGTCCACGGGCGGCTGCAAGCCGACGAGGAGCTGCTCATCGAGCATCTGGGGACGAGCCAGTTTGCAGGGGTTGACCCGATCGTCCCCATCCCAGCGACCGACTATACGGACTCATTCGGCAATATCTGCTCCCGTTTCGTCGCTCCCGCCGGACACCTGCGCCTCTCCGGAACAAACGTGATCGAAGCAGATGGGCAACCAGATACGCTCTATCCCGACGCGCAACAGGCCGCTATCGAGGACCTGCCGACCGAGGTGCTCCAGTTTCTGCTTCCCAGCCGGTACTGTGAGGTCGACCGGTTTGGCGGCATCGCGAATGATCTCTTTGGCACTCTTCCGCCAGGGTGGGCGCGCGCGACCGCGATCCGCGACTGGGTCCACGAAAAAGTTACGTTCAACTACAACGCCGCTCGGCCAACGAAGACGGCGATGGACGTCTATACGGAGCGCATCGGTGTCTGCCGCGACTTTCAGCATCTCGCGATCGCGCTGACCCGATGCCAAAACATCCCGGCCCGCTATGTGACCGGCTATATTGGGGACATTCGACGCACTCCCAGCGGCCCGGGCGACTTCAGCGCCTGGTACCAGGTCTTTCTCGACGGCCAATGGATCGACCTGGACGCCCGCCACAACTACCCCAGGCTCGGGCGAATCCTGATGGCGACCGGAAGGGACGCCGCAGATGTGGCCCTGACGACCAGTTTTGGCGCGGCGCATCTAACTTACTTCTTCGTCGACTCCTATGAACTGGATGCGGAGGGGAACAGAGTCCCACAGCCAGGATCGGGAATGGCTGTTGCAGCTCCGATGAATCCTTCGGAACTCAGCCTGCCGACGCAGACCAATGCGAGCCAGGCCAGTCCGACGCAGACGCAGGCTGCGACGACCTAG
- a CDS encoding TetR family transcriptional regulator, with protein MDASEQERRESLQAKKHDVVRREIWNAAIDLFHEQGFDEVTVEQIASRAGVSYRTFFRYFSSKDDVMASTTKSYGEALIKAIAAEGREISQLDAARAAIKKVLLPDLRGTERVLQIAERSRAARMAQFLEVPILEREIATAFARREGDEGHAGIEHHVLASLALSATGICAEYWVLQQPRPIAEIVDEVFGAIVAVCCDRASQPQPRKTKQK; from the coding sequence ATGGATGCCAGCGAACAGGAACGCCGGGAGAGTCTGCAGGCAAAGAAGCACGATGTGGTGCGCCGGGAGATCTGGAACGCGGCCATCGATCTCTTCCATGAGCAAGGCTTCGACGAAGTCACTGTCGAACAGATTGCGAGCCGGGCAGGCGTCTCTTATCGCACGTTCTTCCGCTACTTCTCTTCCAAAGACGATGTCATGGCATCGACGACGAAGAGCTACGGAGAAGCCCTGATCAAAGCGATTGCCGCGGAGGGCCGCGAGATCAGCCAGCTCGACGCAGCCAGGGCCGCCATCAAGAAGGTCCTCCTCCCGGACCTGCGTGGCACCGAACGCGTGTTGCAAATCGCTGAGCGCAGCCGGGCCGCGCGAATGGCCCAGTTTCTCGAAGTGCCAATCCTTGAACGGGAGATTGCCACGGCCTTTGCCCGCAGAGAGGGCGACGAGGGTCATGCAGGCATCGAGCACCATGTGCTCGCCAGCCTCGCTCTTTCAGCGACGGGCATCTGCGCTGAATATTGGGTCCTTCAACAGCCCCGGCCCATCGCTGAGATCGTCGACGAGGTGTTTGGGGCAATCGTCGCCGTTTGCTGCGATCGTGCGAGTCAGCCCCAACCCAGGAAGACAAAGCAAAAATAG